One Pseudorasbora parva isolate DD20220531a chromosome 4, ASM2467924v1, whole genome shotgun sequence genomic region harbors:
- the LOC137073867 gene encoding adhesion G protein-coupled receptor E3-like — protein MTGQMSSEMADDFLKIVDAAQVPISKLAKAEDKDTNVLYGNIYLNAFEKLVSALVKPTETYNLQNISLNNTEVRVLAIGPNASTIPLIRTEKAHMDIDLFEIANSSTTRSAAVTFMSYKSMENLLKPDFFNTSNDTIKTMMSTVISATLQQTNNTKLTKPVNFTLRHIREFDPSGSLSCVYWNISEWSVDGCSVLETNSSFTVCSCVHLSTFALIMQTSHPTESNSLMELLNLVCVIVGLVFFSLALLTFALCQWSPGVNNVARINLCVSLLLAHLLFLLTQQFLRLIRRQQVLCAVISGVLHFLFLSGFVWMFIEALLLYICVKNLSQISSKKREVLNSGFLCVIGYTVALVVVSVSVGLLPEGYGSEHCWIKLDKGFIWSFLGPVCVILALNTILFINIIIKLNFTLKNLNAEVSQMRQTKIMTFKTLAQFVVLGCSWILGPFTKDSQILEILFLIVNSQQGTFIFLVYCVLNDEVRKQYRKFFRFVRGVFAVNTKKVCENMK, from the exons ATGGCGGACGACTTTTTGAAGATTGTTGATGCTGCCCAGGTACCTATTTCAAAATTGGCCAAAGCTGAAGATAAAGATACAAATGTGTTATATGGAAACATTTATCTGAACGCCTTTGAGAAACTGGTGTCTGCACTAGTAAAACCAACAGAAACATACAACTTGCAGAATATTAGTCTCAACAATACAG AAGTAAGAGTTCTTGCAATTGGACCAAATGCATCTACAATCCCTTTGATCAGGACAGAAAAAGCTCATATGGATATTGACCTTTTTGAGATAGCCAACAGCAGCACTACAA GATCAGCTGCTGTGACTTTCATGAGTTATAAGTCAATGGAGAATCTACTGAAGCCTGACTTCTTCAACACATCAAATGACACGATTAAAACCATGATGTCCACTGTGATCTCAGCTACTCTTCAACAAACCAACAACACCAAACTCACCAAACCAGTCAACTTCACCCTCAGACACATCAGA GAGTTCGACCCCAGCGGTTCTCTGTCCTGTGTGTACTGGAATATCAGCGAGTGGAGTGTAGATGGTTGTTCTGTTTTAGAGACCAACAGCAGCTTCACTGTGTGTTCCTGTGTTCATCTGTCGACATTCGCTCTCATCATGCAAACCAGCCACCCAACAGAG AGCAACTCACTGATGGAGCTGTTGAATTTGGTGTGTGTGATCGTGGGGCTGGTGTTCTTCAGTTTGGCCCTGTTGACCTTTGCCCTTTGTCAGTGGAGTCCTGGAGTGAATAATGTGGCTCGAATCAACCTCTGTGTGAGTCTGCTGTTGGCTCACCTTCTGTTCCTGCTCACACAACAGTTCCTGAGACTCATACGCCGTCAGCAG GTGTTGTGTGCCGTGATATCAGGTGTGCTGCACTTCCTCTTTCTCTCCGGCTTTGTGTGGATGTTCATTGAAGCTTTGCTGCTCTATATCTGTGTGAAGAACCTATCACAGATCAGCTCCAAAAAGAGGGAGGTGCTTAACAGTGGATTCCTGTGTGTGATTGGATATACGGTTGCTCTGGTTGTGGTGAGCGTGTCTGTCGGGCTGCTTCCTGAAGGATATGGCAGCGAACA CTGCTGGATTAAACTGGATAAAGGTTTTATCTGGAGTTTTCTGGGTCCTGTTTGTGTCATACTAGCA TTAAACACGATTCTcttcatcaacatcatcatcaaaCTGAACTTTACTCTCAAAAATCTGAACGCTGAAGTTTCACAGATGAGACAAACCAA GATTATGACATTTAAAACACTGGCTCAGTTTGTGGTTCTTGGTTGCTCCTGGATTCTGGGTCCCTTCACTAAGGACAGTCAGATTCTGGAGATCCTCTTCCTGATCGTGAACTCCCAGCAGGGAACCTTCATCTTTCTGGTCTATTGTGTCCTCAATGATGAG GTCAGAAAGCAGTACAGGAAGTTCTTCAGATTTGTCAGAGGTGTCTTTGCTGTGAACACAAAAAAGGTCTGCGAAAACATGAAATAA